GATCGCCGGCGCCGCGGTGTTATGTAGCGGCCGATGTCCGCCCCGCGCCCGCCCCTGCCGTCGTCGGTCGATCTGATCGTGGTCGGGGCCGGCACCGCCGGCGCCGCCACCGCAGCGTTCGCCGCCGAGCGCGGGCTCCGGGTGGTGTGCCTCGATCGACGGCCGCTGACCGGCGCCGGGGCCCGCTGGGTCAACGGCGTCACCCGCGCCGCGCTGCGCGAGGCCGGGATCGTGCCCGACGAGGGCCTGGCCGAGCCGCCGCGGTTCCACCTCGTCAGCGCGCACCGCCGCGTGACCGTGCCGCGCCACGACATCGTCGATCTCGACATGCGCGCGCTGGTGGCGCAGCTCCAGGCCCGGGCCCAGGCGGCGGGCGCGACCCTGATCGGCGACGTGGCCGTGCGCGGCCGCGACGGCGTGACCGTGCTGACCGACGCCGGGCCGGTGCGCGGGCGCTGGATCGTCGACGCCAGCGGCCTGGCCGGCGCCGGGCTCATCGCCAACGCGGCCGTCGCGGCCGAGCACCTGTGCGTCGCGGCCCAGGGCGTCTACGAGGTGCGCGACCGCGCCGGCGCCGCCGCGTACTTCGCGGCGCGCGATATCCCACTCGGCGAGATCTGCGCCCGCGTCGGCATCGCCGGCGGCTTCTCGCTCCTGAACGTGCGCGTGCATCCCGGCGGCGACACCGTCGGCGTGCTGACCGGCTCGATCCCGGCGCTCGGCCACCCCGGCGGCAAGGCGCTGCGTGACGAGTTCGTGCGCGCGCAGCCGTGGATCGGCCCGATGATCTACGGCGGCGGCGGCGCGATCCCGCTGCGGCGCCCGCGCGAGGAGCTGACCGACGGCAAGGTGATCCTGGTCGGCGACACCGCCTGCCAGGTGTTCGCGGCCCACGGCTCGGGCATCGGCGCCGGCATCCTCGCTGGCAAGCTGGTCGCCGAGACCCTGGCCGCCGGCGGCACGCCGTTCGACTACGAGGTCGCGTGGCACCGTCGCTGGGGCGGGATGTTCGCCGCCTACGACGCCGTCCGCCGCTGGAACCAGCACCAGACACCCGACGAGCTCGACGCCGTCATCGCGCGGGGCGTGTTCGACGCCGAGCTGGCCCGGGCCGGCCTCGATCAAGATCTGCCGCGCCTGAGCCCGCGCGCGCTCGCGACCAAGCTGCCGGCGGCGCTGCGCGAGCGCGGCGTGATCGAGCTGGCGACCCGCACCGCGGCCGCGCTGGCCCTGGGCCGGCTGTTCCCGCGCCGCGGGCCGGCCCGGCGCGCGTGGTCGGCGGCGATGCAGCGCCTGCTGCCGGTGTGACCAGCCGCGCGGAACGCCGTTGAC
The genomic region above belongs to Myxococcales bacterium and contains:
- a CDS encoding FAD-binding protein; the protein is MSAPRPPLPSSVDLIVVGAGTAGAATAAFAAERGLRVVCLDRRPLTGAGARWVNGVTRAALREAGIVPDEGLAEPPRFHLVSAHRRVTVPRHDIVDLDMRALVAQLQARAQAAGATLIGDVAVRGRDGVTVLTDAGPVRGRWIVDASGLAGAGLIANAAVAAEHLCVAAQGVYEVRDRAGAAAYFAARDIPLGEICARVGIAGGFSLLNVRVHPGGDTVGVLTGSIPALGHPGGKALRDEFVRAQPWIGPMIYGGGGAIPLRRPREELTDGKVILVGDTACQVFAAHGSGIGAGILAGKLVAETLAAGGTPFDYEVAWHRRWGGMFAAYDAVRRWNQHQTPDELDAVIARGVFDAELARAGLDQDLPRLSPRALATKLPAALRERGVIELATRTAAALALGRLFPRRGPARRAWSAAMQRLLPV